From Paraflavitalea devenefica, the proteins below share one genomic window:
- a CDS encoding heme/hemin ABC transporter substrate-binding protein — protein sequence MIRFIFITLLVLRSMSLLATDAPQRIITLSGALTEVADALGFGKNIVAVDVTSEFPAYVKQLPKVSRNRSLSVEGLMAYRPDIVLAPEGDISKAIQSQLKAAGITLVNIKQEYSVKGALQFIRTVAAALQVPEKGQSLALQTEKEVNAELEKIRQAKRKTPGVLFIYARGAGAMSVAGKGSNMDALIQLAGGKNVVQEFSDFKPYSTEAMIRANPDAILLFDFGLSSLGGKNALLKMPGITTTKAGKNKCVIEMDGPLLVNFSVRLATAIRELNRQLVQITPQP from the coding sequence ATGATACGATTCATCTTCATCACACTATTGGTACTTCGTTCAATGTCTTTGCTGGCAACGGATGCCCCTCAGCGCATCATCACCCTGAGTGGGGCACTTACAGAAGTTGCGGACGCCCTTGGGTTTGGGAAAAATATAGTGGCCGTTGACGTTACCAGTGAATTTCCCGCTTACGTAAAACAACTACCTAAAGTAAGCAGGAACCGTTCCCTCTCGGTAGAGGGGCTGATGGCTTACCGGCCCGATATTGTACTGGCCCCTGAGGGGGATATTTCAAAGGCCATTCAATCGCAGTTGAAAGCAGCGGGCATCACGCTTGTCAATATCAAACAGGAATATTCTGTAAAGGGCGCCTTACAATTTATCCGGACGGTGGCTGCCGCCTTGCAGGTCCCTGAAAAAGGGCAATCGCTGGCATTGCAAACGGAAAAGGAAGTGAACGCAGAGCTGGAGAAGATCAGGCAGGCAAAACGGAAAACGCCCGGGGTACTGTTTATCTATGCCCGCGGAGCAGGCGCTATGTCGGTAGCCGGAAAAGGCAGTAATATGGATGCGTTGATACAACTGGCCGGTGGGAAAAATGTGGTGCAGGAGTTCAGCGATTTTAAACCCTACAGCACGGAGGCGATGATCAGGGCCAACCCCGATGCGATATTGCTATTTGATTTTGGATTAAGCAGCCTGGGAGGAAAGAATGCCCTGTTAAAAATGCCGGGCATCACTACTACGAAAGCAGGCAAAAATAAATGCGTCATAGAAATGGATGGGCCCTTGCTCGTCAACTTCTCCGTAAGGCTCGCTACAGCCATCAGGGAATTGAATCGTCAACTGGTACAAATAACACCTCAACCCTAA
- a CDS encoding heme ABC transporter ATP-binding protein, with amino-acid sequence MLSVNAITCTVKNNHLVKEISFIVRPGEVLALLGANGAGKSTLIRMLCGERKPDSGSIHLGGRSLNTYSMEELAKRRATLHQHNVVSMPFLAAEIVMMGRYPHYRNSPAAQDYRIVEETMEICGVHHLVERSFLSLSGGEQQRIHLARVLSQVWDVPGALLLLDEPVAAMDILYQQQTLAIVKALARKGYMVITVLHEINLAAQYADRILLLKNGRRWSDGTPSEVLTPLNIYTVFSIEAEVAINPKTLNPYVVPGEIRLSV; translated from the coding sequence ATGCTCAGTGTAAATGCCATTACCTGCACGGTCAAAAATAATCACCTCGTGAAGGAGATCAGCTTTATAGTAAGGCCCGGGGAGGTGCTGGCATTGCTGGGTGCTAATGGCGCCGGTAAATCCACGTTGATACGGATGTTGTGCGGGGAACGGAAGCCCGATAGTGGCAGTATCCATTTGGGTGGCCGGTCACTGAATACTTACAGCATGGAAGAGCTGGCTAAAAGACGGGCTACACTTCACCAGCATAATGTGGTGAGCATGCCGTTCCTGGCGGCTGAAATTGTAATGATGGGTCGCTACCCGCATTACCGCAACAGTCCCGCTGCGCAGGATTACAGGATCGTGGAGGAAACGATGGAGATATGCGGGGTACACCATCTGGTGGAACGCTCTTTCTTATCGCTTTCCGGCGGGGAGCAGCAGCGTATACACCTGGCCCGTGTGTTGAGCCAGGTATGGGATGTGCCCGGCGCCCTGTTATTATTGGATGAACCGGTGGCCGCCATGGATATTTTATACCAGCAGCAAACGCTGGCCATTGTGAAAGCCCTGGCGCGTAAGGGATACATGGTCATCACGGTGTTGCATGAAATCAACCTGGCTGCCCAGTATGCCGACCGTATCCTCCTGTTGAAAAATGGCAGGCGATGGAGTGACGGCACACCCTCAGAAGTGCTCACGCCACTGAACATTTATACTGTTTTTTCTATTGAAGCCGAGGTGGCCATTAACCCGAAAACACTAAACCCCTATGTGGTGCCCGGCGAAATAAGATTGAGTGTGTAA
- a CDS encoding S41 family peptidase, translating into MANHKQGIPLLLAGWLSLAACRKNQAGDGGTPLPAGTRLELSLDSLYLYARETYLWYPSLPAYAAFAPRQYATAATLDMAALQSALQAITNQAINPATNQPYEYRPGYHQPLYSYIAKGNIITGRSASVGLDGAGNDMGLGIAVVNNTQVYIRYVEQGSPAAAAGLERGMQLLQVNGAPVSTNPFVLKDMLESSSLSLLLQKQDGDTLEVILNRAAYTASPVLKTTILDAGSKKVAYIALARFSHPDNAQAALKAAFDAFSGKDITNMVIDLRYNAGGYVETAEYMTNLIAPAAINGAVMYAEHYNTLLQQGKAPILKQIPYLDENRQPVYVNGRPATYADADYSVKGNTHHFEKKGALTGIKSVVFLVSGSTASAGELLINCLKPYVDVKLVGSTTYGKPVGFFGIGIDVFTVYLSQFRILNTSGEGDYYAGLNPDFPATDDVTRDFGDPEEACLQQALAYISKSPFRTGGQEALPVTVKTIVTEEATFTGMIERRRPLK; encoded by the coding sequence ATGGCGAACCATAAACAGGGTATTCCTTTATTGCTGGCAGGATGGCTATCACTCGCTGCCTGCCGCAAAAACCAGGCAGGTGATGGCGGTACGCCATTGCCTGCCGGTACCCGTTTAGAGCTAAGCCTGGACTCCCTTTACCTATATGCCCGGGAAACGTATCTGTGGTATCCATCACTCCCGGCATATGCTGCTTTTGCGCCCCGCCAATATGCAACAGCGGCCACATTGGATATGGCTGCCCTGCAATCGGCCTTACAGGCTATTACCAACCAGGCCATCAATCCTGCTACCAATCAGCCTTATGAATACCGGCCCGGCTATCACCAGCCCTTGTATTCCTATATCGCCAAAGGGAATATTATCACCGGCCGTTCCGCTTCGGTAGGACTGGATGGCGCCGGCAATGATATGGGTCTGGGTATTGCAGTAGTCAACAACACGCAGGTATATATCCGTTATGTAGAACAGGGATCTCCGGCTGCCGCCGCCGGTCTCGAAAGAGGGATGCAGCTATTACAGGTAAACGGCGCCCCCGTTTCCACCAATCCCTTCGTGCTGAAAGACATGCTGGAATCATCCTCCCTCTCGTTGCTATTGCAAAAGCAGGATGGTGATACGCTGGAGGTAATACTCAATCGCGCTGCTTATACAGCCTCTCCTGTATTAAAGACAACCATCCTGGATGCCGGCAGTAAAAAAGTAGCTTATATAGCGCTTGCCAGGTTCAGTCATCCCGATAATGCACAGGCAGCATTGAAAGCAGCCTTCGACGCCTTTTCCGGCAAGGACATTACCAATATGGTGATTGACCTCCGGTATAATGCAGGAGGCTATGTGGAAACTGCTGAATATATGACCAATCTGATAGCGCCCGCTGCCATCAACGGCGCCGTTATGTATGCAGAGCATTATAATACCTTACTGCAGCAGGGCAAAGCCCCTATCCTTAAACAGATCCCTTACCTCGATGAAAACCGGCAGCCGGTATATGTGAATGGCAGGCCGGCCACGTATGCCGATGCAGATTACTCCGTAAAAGGCAATACCCATCACTTTGAGAAGAAGGGTGCGCTTACCGGTATAAAAAGTGTTGTCTTCCTGGTGAGTGGCAGCACAGCATCCGCCGGTGAGTTACTGATCAACTGCCTGAAGCCTTATGTGGATGTGAAGCTGGTGGGCAGCACTACCTATGGTAAACCGGTAGGCTTTTTCGGTATTGGCATTGACGTGTTTACTGTTTACCTGTCGCAGTTCCGGATCCTCAATACCTCCGGTGAAGGCGATTACTATGCAGGATTGAACCCTGACTTCCCGGCAACCGATGATGTAACCAGGGATTTTGGCGACCCGGAAGAAGCCTGCCTGCAGCAGGCATTGGCATACATCAGCAAGAGCCCGTTCCGGACCGGCGGGCAGGAGGCTTTGCCAGTTACTGTTAAAACGATCGTTACAGAAGAAGCTACCTTTACAGGTATGATAGAAAGACGCCGGCCCTTAAAATAA
- a CDS encoding biliverdin-producing heme oxygenase, with protein MLSTNIKEATKTAHQQLEKKVVLQLKAIRSNADYAALLKNFYAYFSQVEKAIAPFITPELLPDYKDRRNSSYLKKDIEELGFTVDDLPAATAPEISGTLSALGALYVMEGSIMGGSIIVQMLAKGGITQGVSFFSGYGPATGEMWGKFIAVLNQQAVTAGDESAAIEAANATFNRFGDVFEPAKAL; from the coding sequence ATGCTCAGCACCAATATTAAAGAAGCTACCAAAACAGCACACCAGCAATTAGAGAAAAAAGTGGTACTGCAACTCAAGGCCATCCGCAGTAATGCGGATTATGCAGCGCTGCTCAAAAATTTCTATGCCTATTTCAGCCAGGTAGAAAAAGCCATTGCACCGTTCATCACCCCGGAGTTGTTACCTGACTATAAAGACCGTCGCAATTCATCTTACCTGAAGAAAGATATAGAAGAACTGGGCTTTACGGTTGATGATCTGCCCGCGGCCACTGCTCCTGAAATTTCCGGCACATTATCCGCATTGGGGGCACTATATGTAATGGAAGGCTCAATCATGGGCGGCAGCATTATTGTGCAGATGCTGGCCAAAGGCGGTATTACACAAGGTGTTTCTTTCTTTTCAGGATACGGGCCTGCTACCGGTGAAATGTGGGGGAAGTTTATTGCAGTGCTCAACCAGCAGGCAGTAACAGCAGGAGATGAGTCAGCAGCCATCGAAGCGGCGAATGCCACCTTCAACCGTTTTGGTGACGTATTTGAACCCGCTAAAGCATTATAA
- a CDS encoding IPT/TIG domain-containing protein — translation MSQSINKWMAAGASLLLVLGSCKREYVDAPHPYNEITSFKIAYDTGSLKAAVTNDSIVVYWSGFKAVPDSVAPVITISENATIYPASGQKIALKSGVKYTVTAQDSSKATYTLYLKVYQDEPVTTSNKFSFNVKSAWRIDGFANLIPDTSLTRLYAINAAGQEVNLPIASMDATTIYAKPVPIALADTGYYKIKLVNNIYTIYSSDSAVKVYARPVITTFSPDKGAAGDEVTLTGEYFGTTPADNTVTFNGVAATVTAASSTQLKVLVPVGASTGNITVTVGQYSRTAATPFTVLSAAATTVTTLAGDGANASVDGIGTAASFRTITGLAIDPAGNLYVVENTHKIRKVDAATAVTTFAGSGARAYADGTGTAASFDSPVGIAIGTDGNLYLPDYWNQRIRKISPGAVATTLAGSGTRGFADGTATTAMFSLPRDVAVDANGNVYITDLTNNRIRKISPAGDVTTLAGNGTAGFADGPGATAMFKSPYGIAVDGSGNVYVADNGNHRIRKISPSGNVTTLAGTGTAGFADGAGTAAQFNTPNGLAMDAQGYLYVADGNNHRIRRISPDGTVITWAGSGENSFADGSGSEAKFSTPRGIAIDAAGILYVTAGNRIRKITPP, via the coding sequence ATGAGTCAATCAATCAATAAATGGATGGCAGCAGGCGCTTCACTGCTGCTGGTGTTGGGTAGTTGCAAAAGAGAGTATGTGGATGCGCCACACCCCTACAATGAAATAACATCATTTAAGATCGCTTATGATACAGGCAGTCTGAAAGCTGCCGTTACCAATGATAGCATAGTCGTTTATTGGTCGGGATTCAAAGCCGTTCCCGACTCGGTTGCTCCCGTTATTACCATTTCGGAAAATGCTACCATATATCCTGCATCCGGGCAAAAGATCGCCTTGAAAAGCGGCGTAAAATATACAGTTACTGCGCAGGACAGCAGCAAGGCCACCTATACCCTTTACCTGAAAGTGTACCAGGATGAACCTGTGACAACCAGCAACAAATTCAGTTTTAATGTAAAATCGGCCTGGCGCATAGATGGTTTTGCCAACCTGATACCGGATACTTCCCTCACCCGCCTGTACGCCATCAATGCTGCCGGACAGGAGGTGAACCTTCCCATCGCATCAATGGATGCAACTACCATCTATGCAAAACCGGTACCTATAGCGCTAGCCGATACCGGTTACTATAAAATAAAGCTGGTCAATAATATCTATACAATATATAGCAGTGATTCAGCAGTAAAGGTGTATGCCCGCCCGGTCATTACCACTTTCAGTCCTGATAAAGGAGCGGCCGGCGACGAAGTAACGCTGACGGGAGAATATTTTGGTACTACGCCTGCCGACAACACAGTAACCTTCAATGGAGTAGCGGCTACCGTAACAGCAGCCAGCTCCACCCAGCTGAAAGTGTTGGTACCTGTTGGAGCAAGCACCGGCAATATAACCGTAACAGTAGGACAATACAGCCGTACCGCTGCAACACCCTTTACGGTGCTCAGTGCCGCCGCTACTACCGTAACTACCCTTGCAGGTGATGGCGCCAATGCTTCGGTGGATGGTATTGGCACAGCCGCCTCGTTCCGTACCATTACAGGATTGGCTATTGATCCTGCAGGCAACTTATATGTAGTAGAGAATACCCATAAGATACGGAAGGTAGATGCCGCTACAGCAGTCACCACTTTTGCCGGTTCCGGTGCAAGAGCCTATGCTGATGGCACTGGTACAGCCGCCTCCTTCGATTCTCCGGTAGGTATCGCTATAGGTACAGATGGTAATTTATACCTGCCCGATTACTGGAACCAGCGTATCCGCAAAATAAGCCCTGGCGCCGTGGCAACTACTTTGGCGGGCAGTGGCACAAGAGGTTTTGCAGATGGAACGGCGACAACTGCTATGTTCTCCCTTCCAAGAGATGTGGCCGTGGATGCTAATGGCAATGTGTACATCACTGATCTTACCAATAACCGCATCCGCAAAATAAGTCCGGCAGGCGATGTAACTACCCTGGCCGGTAATGGCACCGCCGGGTTTGCAGATGGTCCGGGCGCCACTGCTATGTTCAAATCGCCCTATGGTATAGCCGTAGATGGTAGTGGCAATGTATATGTAGCCGATAATGGTAACCACCGCATCCGTAAGATAAGCCCGTCTGGCAATGTGACTACGCTGGCTGGCACGGGCACTGCCGGGTTTGCAGATGGCGCAGGTACTGCCGCACAGTTCAATACCCCCAACGGTCTGGCCATGGATGCACAAGGGTATTTATACGTGGCCGATGGCAACAACCACCGTATCCGCCGTATAAGCCCCGATGGTACAGTGATCACCTGGGCCGGTAGCGGTGAGAATAGCTTTGCTGACGGTTCCGGTTCCGAAGCAAAATTCAGCACCCCGAGAGGTATCGCTATAGATGCTGCCGGTATTTTGTATGTAACTGCAGGTAACCGCATCCGTAAGATCACGCCACCATAA
- a CDS encoding FecCD family ABC transporter permease, with amino-acid sequence MKKKIIYCVLSAGLLVVIAFSLGLGAMDIPMRSVLLVLAKKAGIFSNAIVDEQYEAVLTIVRIPRMLLGILVGAALGVSGAAIQAIFRNPLAEPGFVGISAGASLVSALIIALEVGLLAGLSEWLGQYLLVFGAFAGAGIAAMLVYRLSKTDGKPNVATMLLAGIAINALAGAITGLITYTSNEQQLRTITFWMLGSLAGAGWTTVACVAPFIIFSLIALPVQGKMLNAFALGESQAEQLGIRTSHIKRRIVLLSTLAVGSAVSVTGIIGFVGLLVPHTIRLLGGVDNRYVLPASALMGALVLTLADMIARVITAPMELPIGVVTALLGTPVFLYILIRDKKKLLH; translated from the coding sequence TTGAAAAAAAAGATCATCTATTGTGTGCTTTCGGCAGGATTGCTGGTAGTTATAGCTTTTTCATTGGGACTGGGTGCTATGGATATTCCGATGCGCAGTGTATTGCTGGTACTCGCCAAAAAGGCGGGTATATTCAGTAATGCGATAGTGGATGAACAATATGAAGCAGTATTAACAATTGTGCGCATACCACGTATGCTGCTGGGCATACTCGTAGGGGCAGCTCTCGGTGTTTCCGGTGCGGCCATACAAGCCATCTTCCGCAACCCGCTGGCAGAACCGGGATTTGTAGGTATTTCAGCCGGCGCCTCGCTGGTGAGTGCGTTGATCATAGCACTGGAAGTAGGCCTGCTGGCAGGACTTAGTGAGTGGTTGGGACAATACCTGCTGGTATTTGGCGCTTTTGCCGGCGCCGGCATTGCTGCGATGCTGGTGTACCGGCTTTCCAAAACGGATGGCAAACCGAATGTGGCCACCATGCTGCTGGCAGGCATAGCGATCAATGCATTGGCCGGCGCCATCACAGGACTCATTACTTATACTTCCAATGAACAACAACTTCGTACCATTACTTTCTGGATGCTGGGCAGCCTGGCAGGGGCCGGCTGGACAACAGTAGCCTGTGTAGCTCCCTTCATTATTTTTTCCCTCATTGCACTTCCCGTGCAGGGAAAAATGCTCAATGCATTCGCCCTGGGCGAATCGCAGGCGGAGCAATTGGGCATCCGCACCAGTCATATTAAAAGAAGGATCGTATTGCTTTCTACCCTGGCTGTAGGCAGTGCGGTATCAGTAACCGGCATCATTGGTTTTGTAGGACTGTTGGTGCCACATACCATCCGGTTACTGGGTGGCGTGGATAACCGTTATGTATTACCGGCCTCTGCATTAATGGGGGCGTTGGTGCTCACCCTGGCCGATATGATAGCCCGGGTGATTACCGCTCCCATGGAGTTGCCCATTGGGGTTGTGACTGCTTTGCTGGGTACGCCCGTTTTCCTGTATATACTGATAAGAGATAAAAAGAAATTACTCCACTAA
- a CDS encoding HmuY family protein, which translates to MVTCPNHIKRTLLFCFVLTSTLSLISCKKETEETPDPEEEKPVVTGVYFLRNLVADSAATFASGAKPFYYSLEEGKIIPSSQAQTANWDICFNGTYNSNVCANSGTITSSPGYGGPGKGGIYMVVHNDLDAIYYKAPGQPIKSVPTRSLFDQAFTKVTTASIAEGKWETDAIVGLDYFQNTTPGWAWYDFYGELFPSRPTDSVAHVAYALPRSFVVKTAKGNYAKIQIYSFYKDAPETPTRSNKPGFITMKYAIQKDGSQNLAITE; encoded by the coding sequence ATGGTAACCTGCCCTAATCACATTAAACGCACATTACTGTTCTGCTTTGTACTAACTAGCACCCTATCACTGATCTCCTGTAAAAAAGAAACTGAGGAAACGCCTGATCCCGAAGAAGAAAAGCCTGTTGTAACCGGCGTCTATTTTCTGCGCAACCTGGTGGCCGATTCGGCAGCCACCTTCGCCAGCGGCGCCAAGCCTTTTTATTATAGCCTGGAAGAAGGAAAGATCATTCCCTCCTCACAGGCGCAAACAGCCAACTGGGACATCTGTTTTAACGGCACTTACAACAGTAACGTATGCGCCAATAGCGGCACCATCACCAGTTCGCCGGGATATGGCGGCCCCGGAAAAGGCGGCATTTATATGGTGGTGCATAATGACCTCGATGCCATTTATTATAAAGCGCCCGGTCAGCCGATCAAAAGCGTGCCTACCCGCAGCCTTTTTGATCAGGCATTTACCAAGGTAACCACGGCCAGTATAGCAGAAGGCAAATGGGAAACCGATGCTATAGTAGGCCTGGATTATTTCCAGAACACTACTCCCGGATGGGCCTGGTATGATTTCTATGGCGAGTTGTTCCCTTCCCGGCCGACAGATTCTGTAGCGCATGTAGCTTATGCGCTGCCCAGGTCGTTCGTTGTGAAAACAGCCAAGGGCAATTATGCCAAGATACAGATCTATAGCTTTTATAAGGACGCCCCTGAAACGCCCACCCGCTCCAACAAGCCGGGCTTTATAACGATGAAGTACGCCATACAAAAAGATGGCAGCCAGAACCTGGCCATCACTGAGTGA
- a CDS encoding HmuY family protein produces the protein MIMALLSLNACKKEKEEPPLEDGKSTVIYDLAGDTGASMGDGVDGKEKRPFFPFLFRFSDKQQIWVKTAADSAAWLKTTGWDICFSGIYNSLVSCNSGTLVANPGYGGPGQSTGIVMIDKPYRQVTEAPSDELFATQAYSGTGWDSGNGFGWFFYTLSNHIAVPIKNRTFVLKTATGKFAKLEILNVYQGNPPTVTDLHWPAPYFTFRYYVQQDGSRNLSTQ, from the coding sequence ATGATCATGGCATTGCTCTCCCTCAATGCCTGCAAGAAAGAAAAAGAAGAACCTCCCCTTGAAGATGGCAAAAGTACTGTGATCTATGACCTGGCCGGCGATACCGGCGCCTCGATGGGCGATGGCGTAGACGGCAAAGAGAAACGTCCTTTCTTCCCCTTCCTCTTCCGCTTCAGCGATAAACAACAGATATGGGTGAAAACGGCGGCTGACTCCGCTGCCTGGCTGAAAACAACGGGCTGGGATATTTGCTTTAGTGGTATCTATAACTCACTCGTGTCCTGCAACAGTGGTACGCTGGTTGCTAATCCCGGCTATGGTGGCCCCGGCCAATCAACCGGTATAGTAATGATAGACAAGCCTTACCGCCAGGTAACAGAAGCGCCTTCGGATGAACTATTTGCTACCCAGGCCTACAGTGGAACAGGTTGGGATAGTGGCAATGGATTTGGCTGGTTTTTCTATACACTGTCCAACCACATTGCGGTACCCATTAAAAACAGAACATTCGTATTAAAAACCGCCACGGGAAAGTTTGCCAAACTGGAGATCCTCAATGTGTACCAGGGCAATCCCCCAACGGTGACGGACCTGCACTGGCCGGCCCCTTATTTCACTTTCCGGTATTATGTTCAGCAGGATGGAAGCCGCAACCTTTCCACACAATAG
- a CDS encoding TonB-dependent receptor, protein MLRTLTVFFVVTFIHTGLFAQQGILKGIIVNEKGTILPGATIRLEPDRHLKQADAKGAFVFRGLYEGTYTMYVSNVGFITDTQEVAIQAGVTTAVVIRLKPGVGEMQEVIVAADIKSYTPDNLLNIQQSAMPVTVITRETIERMGSRRLDELLKEQTGLAVVSDISGGARATGIQMQGFGSEYVMVLIDGQPMVGRNSGNFDLSRISITNIERIEIIKGASSCLFGSEALGGAINIVTRYGAIQPQAQASLQYGSLNIVDATLEGETPFAHKRGSANLSANYYHSDGFNTDKQYISQGTTAPPYDDYSVQGRARYRLSKNGTVGMTGRYALRRSFMSKIFTGSGGGQANTSGDNQDVTDINLSGYYNHNFNNGLRSMSRYYFTRYVSDMSVLWQQGSTASAEQFAQTLHRFEQQFAYAPWQAVKLTGGLGGSLEMMDNNAYTHAADMTAGFAYLQANWLLHSTTELTGGLRYDRHNNYGGRFNPSLGLQQKITSWLTGKLAAGTGFKTPDFKNRYQVFLNPLSNYMVVGTEVLGETLKQLEAAGQISEIRQHLLQQLDGNLQAEKSTSLNMSLLFKLNNTFKLEAGVFYHDIRNQINSIQVATGSNNRQIFTYQNLPKSVNKGVEASCSWTPITGLEINGGYQYLIAKDRSVEVSIRAANWPWNKVRNNETGETRSSIPSDYWGIENRSRHMANLRVFYSWRAAGINASFRVNYRGKYPFGDANNNAFIDRYDTFVEGFFLLNASIEKRLLKDHLSLRITADNITDYTDRLMPAQPGRIVLLGAVYRWHMD, encoded by the coding sequence ATGCTCCGCACACTCACCGTATTTTTTGTAGTGACCTTTATACACACCGGGTTGTTTGCTCAGCAAGGCATACTCAAAGGAATTATTGTTAATGAAAAGGGAACAATACTTCCGGGCGCTACCATCCGCCTGGAGCCTGACCGCCATTTGAAACAGGCAGATGCCAAAGGCGCTTTTGTGTTCAGAGGGCTGTATGAGGGTACCTACACGATGTATGTGAGTAATGTAGGTTTTATTACCGATACGCAGGAAGTAGCCATTCAGGCGGGCGTCACTACCGCTGTCGTCATCCGGCTAAAGCCGGGCGTGGGTGAAATGCAGGAAGTAATTGTAGCGGCTGATATTAAATCTTATACTCCCGACAACCTGCTCAATATTCAGCAATCGGCCATGCCGGTAACGGTCATCACGCGCGAGACCATCGAGCGGATGGGCAGTCGCAGGCTGGACGAATTGCTGAAAGAGCAAACAGGCCTGGCCGTGGTAAGTGATATCAGCGGCGGCGCCCGGGCCACCGGCATACAAATGCAGGGATTCGGATCGGAATATGTAATGGTACTGATAGATGGTCAGCCTATGGTAGGCCGGAATTCAGGGAACTTTGATCTTTCCCGGATCAGCATCACCAATATTGAAAGAATAGAGATCATTAAAGGCGCATCCTCCTGCCTGTTCGGTAGTGAGGCGCTGGGCGGCGCCATCAATATTGTTACCCGTTACGGCGCTATACAACCGCAGGCACAGGCCTCCCTGCAATATGGCAGCCTGAATATTGTAGATGCGACGCTGGAAGGAGAAACTCCCTTTGCCCATAAGCGTGGATCGGCCAACCTGTCGGCCAACTATTACCACAGCGATGGTTTCAATACCGATAAACAATATATTTCACAAGGCACCACCGCCCCACCCTATGACGATTACAGCGTACAGGGGCGCGCCCGCTATCGCCTCAGCAAGAACGGAACTGTAGGTATGACAGGACGATATGCCCTCCGCCGGTCGTTCATGTCAAAAATATTCACTGGGTCAGGAGGAGGTCAGGCCAATACTTCAGGAGATAACCAGGACGTAACAGATATCAATCTCTCCGGTTATTATAATCACAACTTCAACAATGGACTGCGCAGCATGAGCCGGTATTATTTCACCCGCTATGTATCTGACATGAGCGTGTTGTGGCAACAGGGCAGTACAGCCAGTGCTGAACAATTTGCCCAAACCCTGCACCGTTTTGAACAACAGTTTGCTTATGCACCCTGGCAGGCAGTGAAATTAACAGGTGGGTTAGGTGGCAGCCTGGAGATGATGGATAATAATGCCTATACCCATGCCGCTGATATGACGGCAGGTTTTGCTTACCTGCAAGCCAACTGGCTACTGCATTCAACCACGGAACTAACAGGCGGACTGCGGTACGACAGGCATAATAATTACGGCGGACGATTCAATCCCAGCCTCGGCCTGCAACAAAAGATCACTTCCTGGCTTACCGGTAAACTGGCAGCAGGAACAGGTTTTAAAACACCCGACTTCAAGAATCGTTACCAGGTATTCCTGAACCCGCTCAGCAATTATATGGTGGTGGGTACTGAGGTATTGGGTGAGACATTGAAGCAACTGGAAGCAGCAGGACAGATATCTGAGATCCGCCAGCACCTGTTGCAACAACTGGATGGCAACCTGCAGGCTGAAAAATCCACCTCCCTCAATATGAGCCTGCTGTTCAAGCTGAACAATACTTTCAAACTAGAAGCCGGTGTTTTCTATCATGATATCCGTAACCAGATCAACAGCATACAGGTGGCTACCGGCAGCAATAACCGGCAGATATTTACTTACCAGAATTTACCGAAGTCTGTCAATAAGGGCGTAGAAGCCTCCTGCTCCTGGACTCCAATAACAGGCCTGGAGATCAATGGCGGTTACCAGTATTTAATAGCCAAAGACAGAAGTGTGGAAGTCAGTATCCGGGCTGCCAACTGGCCCTGGAATAAAGTACGCAATAATGAAACAGGAGAAACGCGTAGTTCCATTCCCTCAGATTACTGGGGCATTGAAAACCGCTCACGCCATATGGCCAACCTGCGGGTATTTTATTCCTGGCGTGCAGCAGGTATCAACGCTTCCTTTAGAGTGAATTACCGCGGTAAGTATCCTTTTGGCGATGCCAATAACAATGCCTTCATTGACCGTTATGATACTTTTGTAGAGGGCTTCTTCCTGCTGAATGCATCTATTGAAAAAAGGTTGCTGAAAGATCATCTCAGCCTACGAATCACTGCCGATAATATCACAGATTATACCGACAGGCTTATGCCTGCACAACCAGGCCGAATCGTGCTGCTGGGCGCGGTTTATCGCTGGCATATGGATTAG